DNA from Oryzisolibacter sp. LB2S:
TGCGCGTGTGGAACAGGTACTCGGTCAGCTCCTGCTCCCCGGCCAGCACGCGCAGCCCGCCCTCGCGCGCGATGGCGGGCCAGAAGCGCGTGCGCCGGCAGATCGAGCAGTTGCAGCGGTAGGTCGGCTGGTCCAGGTCCAGATCGGCCTCGAAACGCACGGCCCCGCAATGGCAGGAGCCCTGGTAGGTCTTGAGCATCGCCTTCTCCTTGCCGGCTGCGCCGGCGCACGAAACATCAGGGATCAGGGGCCGTCCGGCAGCTTCTCGGCGCTGTAGCTCCTGACCACCCTGCCCTGCTGGTCGAAGACGGCGATGAACTCCATGCGCCGCGTGCCGTCGGCCCAGTTCCATTCCCATTCGGTCTGCTGCTTGAGCGCATAGGGGATCTGGCGCGCGGGCTTGCCCAGCAGGCGGCGCACCTGCTCCTCGCCCATGCCGGGCTGGATCTTCTCGAAGTGGTGCGGCGCGAGCACCTGCTGCAATGCCGTCATCTTGCCGCCCGGGCCTATGGTGATCATGTAGTTGCGCTGGCCCGCGGGCTGGCGG
Protein-coding regions in this window:
- a CDS encoding outer membrane protein assembly factor BamE, translated to MNLMTRITTALSAGALALLSLAGCDDQRIRELEEDVSTEADVRARFGEPERIWPEADGGHTLEYNRQPAGQRNYMITIGPGGKMTALQQVLAPHHFEKIQPGMGEEQVRRLLGKPARQIPYALKQQTEWEWNWADGTRRMEFIAVFDQQGRVVRSYSAEKLPDGP